One region of Archocentrus centrarchus isolate MPI-CPG fArcCen1 chromosome 6, fArcCen1, whole genome shotgun sequence genomic DNA includes:
- the LOC115781930 gene encoding leucine-rich repeat-containing protein 4C-like, which yields MLNKMTSYQQQQMMRGPRWNRALSDPLFVLLLALQLLVVAGLVRAQTCPSVCSCSNQFSKVICTRRGLREVPDGISTNTRYLNLQENLIQVIKVDSFKHLRHLEILQLSKNHIRKIELGAFNGLASLNTLELFDNRLTTIPNGAFEYLSKLKELWLRNNPIESIPSYAFNRVPSLRRLDLGELKRLSYISEGAFEGLSNLRYLNLGMCNLKEIPNLIPLVKLDELEMSGNQLSIIRPGSFKGLIHLQKLWMMHAQIQTIERNAFDDLQSLVELNLAHNNLTLLPHDLFTPLHHLERVHLHHNPWNCNCDILWLSWWLKEMVPANTSCCARCSSPPHHKGRYIGELDQNYFHCYAPVIVEPPTDLNVTEGSAAELKCRASSLTSVSWITPNGSIMTHGAYKVRISVLNDGTLNFTNVTMQDTGTYTCMVSNSAGNTTASATLNVSSTENSSFSYFTTVTVETIETPHNEGFTTTVQQKVGPTPSAGTWESISPTSTTTTTVRTALSTRATEKTYTIPVTELGGEGPLNGLDEVMKTTKIIIGCFVAITLMAAVMLIIFYKMRKQHHQQNHHAPTRTIEIINVDEDCVTGGPGMEGHLTLPPLEHEHLNHYNTYKTAYNHASTINSIHSSAHEPLLIRASSKDNVQETQI from the coding sequence ATGTTAAACAAGATGACCTcctatcagcagcagcagatgatgCGAGGTCCTAGGTGGAACCGGGCCTTGTCCGACCCTTTGTTTGTTCTGCTCCTGGCCCTCCAGCTGCTGGTGGTGGCAGGACTGGTTCGTGCTCAGACGTGCCCCTCTGTCTGTTCGTGTAGTAACCAGTTCAGCAAAGTCATCTGCACCCGCAGAGGCCTGCGGGAGGTTCCTGATGGCATCTCTACCAACACACGCTACCTGAATCTGCAAGAAAATCTCATTCAGGTCATAAAGGTGGACAGCTTCAAACACCTAAGACATCTCGAGATTCTACAGCTGAGCAAAAACCACATACGCAAAATTGAGCTTGGGGCCTTCAATGGACTGGCCAGCCTAAATACGTTGGAGTTGTTTGATAACCGCCTCACCACCATCCCAAACGGGGCATTTGAGTACTTGTCCAAACTAAAGGAGCTTTGGCTAAGGAATAATCCCATAGAGAGCATTCCCTCCTATGCTTTCAACAGAGTGCCCTCACTGCGGAGGCTGGACCTTGGAGAGCTCAAACGGCTCTCCTATATATCTGAGGGAGCCTTTGAAGGGCTAAGCAATCTACGCTACTTAAATCTGGGAATGTGCAATCTGAAGGAAATTCCCAATCTTATTCCCCTGGTGAAGTTGGATGAACTCGAAATGTCAGGAAACCAGCTATCTATCATCCGGCCTGGTTCATTTAAAGGGCTCATACACTTACAAAAGCTGTGGATGATGCATGCCCAGATCCAGACCATAGAAAGGAATGCTTTTGATGACCTGCAGTCACTTGTGGAACTCAATCTGGCCCACAATAACCTTACCCTCTTGCCCCATGATCTCTTCACTCCTCTACATCACCTGGAGAGGGTGCACTTGCACCACAACCCATGGAATTGTAACTGTGACATCCTCTGGCTAAGCTGGTGGCTTAAAGAGATGGTACCAGCAAACACCAGCTGCTGTGCCCGCTGCAGCTCACCTCCTCATCATAAGGGACGATACATTGGTGAGCTGGACCAGAATTACTTTCACTGTTATGCTCCTGTTATTGTGGAGCCTCCCACAGACCTAAATGTGACAGAGGGAAGTGCTGCAGAGTTGAAATGCAGAGCCAGCTCTTTGACATCAGTGAGCTGGATTACACCCAATGGTTCCATCATGACACACGGTGCATACAAGGTCAGAATCTCTGTGCTGAATGATGGCACACTGAACTTTACCAATGTTACCATGCAGGATACAGGCACATATACATGTATGGTCAGTAATTCTGCAGGTAATACAACAGCATCTGCCACACTCAATGTTTCCTCGACAGAGAACAGCAGTTTCAGCTACTTTACCACAGTGACCGTGGAGACAATAGAAACCCCACATAATGAAGGCTTCACCACCACAGTGCAACAGAAGGTCGGCCCCACACCATCTGCTGGTACATGGGAGTCTATCTCACCAACCTCTACAACAACCACTACCGTCCGAACCGCACTCTCCACCCGTGCTACAGAGAAGACTTATACAATCCCCGTCACAGAGCTGGGTGGTGAGGGACCACTGAATGGCTTGGATGAGGTAATGAAGACAACCAAGATCATCATTGGCTGCTTTGTTGCAATCACACTCATGGCAGCTGTCATGCTTATTATCTTCTATAAGATGCGCAAACAACACCACCAGCAGAATCACCATGCACCCACACGCACTATTGAGATCATCAATGTGGATGAGGACTGTGTAACAGGAGGCCCAGGCATGGAGGGCCACCTTACCCTGCCTCCTCTTGAGCACGAGCACCTCAACCACTATAACACCTATAAGACTGCATACAACCATGCCTCCACTATCAATTCTATACACAGCTCAGCGCACGAACCTTTGTTAATCCGGGCCAGCTCAAAAGACAATGTACAAGAGACCCAAATCTAA